In a single window of the Xylanimonas protaetiae genome:
- a CDS encoding aldo/keto reductase, with the protein MPQLGFGVFQVPDDQAQRAVETALEAGYRSIDTAAVYGNEQGVGRALAATGLARDEVFVTTKLWVDDLGRDRARPALEASLDRLGLERVDLYLVHWPAPATDAYLDTWQGLEALAAAGTARAIGVSNFLPEHLDRVVALGGTVPAVNQVELHPALQNRDTVAANARHGIATEAWSPLAQGAVLDEPAVTRAAARHAVSSAQVVIRWHLQHGTVVIPKSVTPARIASNLDVFGFELDPAEVAAIDALDRNGRTGPHPARFHG; encoded by the coding sequence ATGCCCCAGCTCGGCTTCGGCGTCTTCCAGGTGCCCGACGACCAGGCGCAGCGCGCGGTCGAGACCGCGCTCGAGGCCGGCTACCGCAGCATCGACACCGCCGCCGTCTACGGCAACGAGCAGGGCGTGGGCCGTGCCCTCGCCGCGACCGGCCTCGCGCGCGACGAGGTCTTCGTCACCACCAAGCTCTGGGTCGACGACCTCGGCCGCGACCGCGCCCGCCCCGCCCTGGAGGCCAGCCTCGACCGCCTCGGCCTCGAGCGTGTCGACCTCTACCTCGTCCACTGGCCGGCACCGGCGACCGACGCCTACCTCGACACCTGGCAGGGCCTCGAGGCGCTCGCCGCCGCCGGCACCGCCCGCGCGATCGGCGTGTCCAACTTCCTGCCGGAGCACCTCGACCGCGTCGTCGCCCTGGGCGGGACCGTGCCGGCGGTCAACCAGGTCGAGCTCCACCCCGCGCTCCAGAACCGTGACACCGTCGCCGCGAACGCCCGGCACGGCATCGCGACCGAGGCCTGGAGCCCGCTCGCGCAGGGCGCGGTGCTCGACGAGCCCGCTGTCACCCGGGCCGCGGCACGGCACGCCGTCTCGTCCGCCCAGGTCGTCATCCGCTGGCACCTCCAGCACGGCACCGTCGTCATCCCCAAGTCCGTCACGCCGGCCCGCATCGCGAGCAACCTCGACGTCTTCGGCTTCGAGCTCGACCCGGCCGAGGTCGCCGCGATCGACGCCCTCGACCGCAACGGGCGCACCGGCCCCCACCCGGCCCGCTTCCACGGGTGA
- a CDS encoding MFS transporter translates to MPAALYALALGGFGIGLTEFVIMGLLPEVASDFGVTETVAGYLISGYALSVAVGGVALTALLGRVDRKKALLGLLLLFIAGNLISAVAPGYGLMLAGRVVAALCHGAFFGIGAVVATDLVPENRRAAAISMMFAGLTIANVAGVPLGTFLGQAAGWRSTFWAITAIGVVAFVGILALVRPTPVARGGHGVLAEFRIFRSGQVWLSMLVTVLGYGGMFGAFTYIAFTLTEVGGFDASAVPWLLVLFGVGLFAGNLLGGRFADRNLVATLVVLMSALTVILAGFALTASSHVATLVALVLMGGFGFATVPGLQMRIMNHASDAATLASGANIAAFNIGNAFGAWVGGLTLAAGLGYTSPLWAGAAVTLAGLVAYLVAARVRGGELATATPVPAL, encoded by the coding sequence ATGCCCGCTGCTCTCTACGCGCTGGCACTCGGCGGGTTCGGGATCGGTCTGACGGAGTTCGTCATCATGGGGCTGCTGCCCGAGGTGGCGTCGGACTTCGGCGTGACCGAGACCGTCGCCGGCTACCTCATCTCCGGCTACGCCCTCTCGGTCGCCGTCGGGGGCGTCGCGCTCACGGCGCTGCTGGGACGGGTCGACCGGAAGAAGGCCCTGCTCGGGCTCCTGCTCCTGTTCATCGCCGGGAACCTGATCTCGGCCGTCGCGCCCGGTTACGGGCTCATGCTCGCGGGCCGCGTCGTCGCCGCGCTGTGCCACGGCGCGTTCTTCGGCATCGGCGCGGTCGTCGCCACCGACCTGGTCCCCGAGAACCGCCGGGCCGCGGCCATCTCCATGATGTTCGCCGGCCTGACGATCGCCAACGTCGCGGGCGTCCCGCTCGGCACCTTCCTCGGCCAGGCCGCCGGCTGGCGCTCGACGTTCTGGGCCATCACCGCCATCGGCGTCGTCGCGTTCGTCGGCATCCTCGCCCTCGTCCGGCCGACCCCCGTGGCGCGCGGCGGGCACGGCGTCCTGGCCGAGTTCCGCATCTTCCGCAGCGGGCAGGTGTGGCTCTCCATGCTGGTGACCGTGCTCGGCTACGGCGGCATGTTCGGCGCCTTCACCTACATCGCCTTCACCCTCACCGAGGTGGGCGGCTTCGACGCCTCGGCCGTGCCCTGGCTGCTCGTGCTGTTCGGCGTCGGCCTGTTCGCCGGCAACCTCCTCGGCGGACGCTTCGCCGACCGCAACCTCGTCGCCACGCTCGTCGTGCTCATGTCGGCCCTCACCGTCATCCTCGCCGGGTTCGCCCTGACGGCATCCTCGCACGTGGCCACCCTGGTGGCGCTCGTGCTCATGGGCGGCTTCGGGTTCGCCACCGTGCCCGGGCTCCAGATGCGGATCATGAACCACGCCTCCGACGCGGCGACCCTCGCCTCCGGAGCCAACATCGCCGCGTTCAACATCGGCAACGCCTTCGGCGCCTGGGTCGGCGGCCTCACGCTCGCCGCCGGGCTCGGGTACACGTCGCCGCTGTGGGCCGGTGCCGCCGTCACGCTCGCCGGGCTCGTCGCCTACCTCGTCGCGGCCCGCGTCCGCGGTGGCGAGCTCGCCACCGCCACGCCGGTGCCGGCCCTCTGA
- a CDS encoding MarR family winged helix-turn-helix transcriptional regulator, producing the protein MGIADDAVEVRARGWRTLVALHGLIETRLERELQAAHELSVVEFTVLDALSRQDGWHMRMQQLARAAALSSSATTRLVTRLEDRGLLTRILCVDDRRGIYTELTAAGHALLDHARPTHDRVLEDALTEASDVPELSALVDAIHAPVP; encoded by the coding sequence ATGGGTATCGCCGACGATGCCGTGGAGGTCCGGGCGCGCGGCTGGCGCACGCTCGTCGCGCTCCACGGGCTCATCGAGACCAGGCTCGAACGCGAGCTCCAGGCCGCGCACGAGCTCTCCGTCGTCGAGTTCACGGTGCTCGACGCCCTCAGCCGCCAGGACGGCTGGCACATGCGGATGCAGCAGCTCGCGCGCGCCGCGGCCCTCTCCAGCAGCGCCACCACCCGGCTCGTCACCCGGCTGGAGGATCGTGGCCTGCTCACGCGCATCCTGTGCGTCGACGACCGCCGGGGGATCTACACCGAGCTCACCGCGGCGGGTCACGCCCTGCTCGACCACGCCCGGCCGACGCACGACCGCGTGCTCGAGGACGCGCTCACCGAGGCGTCCGACGTCCCCGAGCTCTCCGCGCTCGTCGACGCCATCCACGCGCCCGTCCCCTGA
- a CDS encoding MIP/aquaporin family protein, producing MLLDAFWSEVIGTATLILLGAGVVANVILPKNKGFGPDWLLINFGWGFAVFAGVYAAFKSGAHLNPAVTTGLWVADLPFFSGDAGTIEPTFGHALVYYAGELLGAFIGAILAFLAYKKHFDEDADPGTKLAVFSTGPAIRSYGWNLVTEALGTFVLVFWVIVAGKTPSELGPLAVSLIVVGIGASLGGPTGYAINPARDLGPRIAHFVLPIPGKGSSDWGYSWVPVVGPLVGSVLAGLLGSALI from the coding sequence ATGCTCCTGGACGCATTCTGGTCGGAGGTCATCGGCACGGCGACACTGATCCTGCTCGGTGCCGGCGTGGTCGCGAACGTGATCCTCCCCAAGAACAAGGGCTTCGGCCCGGACTGGCTCCTCATCAACTTCGGATGGGGTTTCGCAGTCTTCGCCGGTGTCTACGCGGCGTTCAAGTCCGGCGCCCACCTCAACCCCGCCGTGACGACGGGCCTGTGGGTGGCGGACCTGCCCTTCTTCTCGGGCGACGCCGGCACGATCGAGCCCACCTTCGGGCACGCCCTGGTCTACTACGCCGGCGAGCTGCTCGGCGCCTTCATCGGCGCGATCCTGGCCTTCCTCGCCTACAAGAAGCACTTCGACGAGGACGCCGACCCGGGGACCAAGCTCGCCGTGTTCTCCACCGGGCCCGCCATCCGCTCCTACGGCTGGAACCTGGTCACGGAGGCCCTGGGCACGTTCGTGCTGGTCTTCTGGGTCATCGTGGCCGGCAAGACGCCGTCCGAGCTCGGCCCGCTCGCCGTGTCGCTCATCGTGGTGGGCATCGGCGCCTCGCTCGGTGGTCCCACCGGGTACGCCATCAACCCCGCCCGTGACCTCGGCCCGCGCATCGCGCACTTCGTCCTGCCGATCCCGGGCAAGGGCTCGTCCGACTGGGGCTACTCGTGGGTGCCTGTCGTCGGGCCGCTCGTGGGCTCGGTCCTGGCGGGGCTGCTCGGCTCGGCCCTCATCTGA
- a CDS encoding glycerol-3-phosphate dehydrogenase/oxidase: MATNRLTADSREQALAALEASTSSAGELDVLVVGGGVTGAGIALDAVTRGLSTAIVEAQDWASGTSSRSSKLVHGGLRYLQMLDFHLVHEALTERDLLINHLAPHLVRPVAFLYPLEHRVWERAYVGAGIALYDTLASLAPGRRAMPIHRHLTRSQMAKKFPDLAHDAAIGAVQYWDASVDDARLVTTLVRTAAGYGAHAAARTQVVELTQTATGTVNGAVVVDLETGKRITVRARSVINATGVWTEKTEALAGSEGGLRVLASKGIHIVVPRERIRGKVGLILQTEKSVLFIIPWSRYWVIGTTDTPWVEDLRDPVASAADIDYVIEHANAVLAHPLTRDDVIGTYAGLRPLLQPGTKEGTSSAKVSREHTVANPSPGLSVIAGGKLTTYRIMAKDAVDHAIGQRAAALPSITNTIPLVGAVGLQAVQRQARAWAKRYGWTPPMVDHLLHRYGSDLAELVELCEADPSLAAPLEHAPAYLRAEIHFAVTHEGALHLEDVLLHRTRLVYEVSDAGLAALPEIVDVVAPLLGWDDATKESEAAAYRARIDAYDTAATLPDDASAQAARLTVDDVAGMVPLESD, encoded by the coding sequence ATGGCCACGAACCGGCTCACCGCCGACTCCAGGGAGCAGGCCCTCGCGGCGCTCGAGGCGTCCACGTCGTCGGCGGGCGAGCTCGACGTCCTCGTCGTCGGCGGCGGCGTCACGGGCGCGGGCATCGCGCTCGACGCCGTCACGCGCGGCCTGTCGACGGCGATCGTCGAGGCGCAGGACTGGGCGTCCGGCACCTCCAGCCGCAGCTCCAAGCTCGTGCACGGCGGCCTGCGCTACCTGCAGATGCTCGACTTCCACCTGGTGCACGAGGCCCTCACCGAGCGCGACCTGCTCATCAACCACCTCGCCCCGCACCTCGTCCGGCCGGTCGCGTTCCTGTACCCGCTGGAGCACCGCGTCTGGGAGCGCGCGTACGTCGGCGCGGGCATCGCGCTGTACGACACGCTCGCGTCGCTGGCCCCGGGCAGGCGCGCGATGCCGATCCACCGGCACCTGACGCGCAGCCAGATGGCCAAGAAGTTCCCCGACCTCGCGCACGACGCCGCGATCGGCGCGGTCCAGTACTGGGACGCCTCCGTCGACGACGCCCGCCTGGTCACCACCCTCGTGCGCACGGCCGCGGGGTACGGCGCCCACGCCGCCGCGCGCACCCAGGTCGTCGAGCTGACGCAGACGGCGACCGGGACGGTCAACGGCGCCGTCGTCGTCGACCTCGAGACGGGCAAGCGCATCACGGTGCGCGCGCGCTCCGTCATCAACGCCACCGGCGTGTGGACCGAGAAGACGGAGGCGCTCGCGGGCAGCGAGGGCGGCCTGCGCGTGCTCGCCTCGAAGGGCATCCACATCGTGGTGCCGCGCGAGCGCATCCGCGGCAAGGTCGGCCTGATCCTGCAGACCGAGAAGTCGGTGCTGTTCATCATCCCGTGGTCGCGCTACTGGGTCATCGGCACCACCGACACCCCGTGGGTCGAGGACCTGCGCGACCCCGTCGCGTCGGCGGCCGACATCGACTACGTCATCGAGCACGCCAACGCGGTGCTCGCCCACCCGCTCACGCGCGACGACGTCATCGGCACGTACGCGGGGCTGCGCCCGCTCCTCCAGCCCGGCACCAAGGAGGGCACGAGCAGCGCGAAGGTGAGCCGCGAGCACACCGTCGCGAACCCGAGCCCCGGCCTGTCCGTCATCGCCGGCGGCAAGCTGACCACCTACCGGATCATGGCGAAGGACGCCGTCGACCACGCCATCGGGCAGCGCGCCGCCGCCCTGCCCTCGATCACCAACACGATCCCCCTCGTGGGCGCCGTCGGCCTCCAGGCCGTGCAGCGGCAGGCGCGCGCCTGGGCCAAGCGGTACGGGTGGACGCCGCCCATGGTGGACCACCTGCTGCACCGCTACGGCTCCGACCTCGCCGAGCTCGTCGAGCTGTGCGAGGCGGACCCGTCGCTCGCGGCGCCGCTCGAGCACGCCCCCGCGTACCTGCGCGCCGAGATCCACTTCGCGGTCACCCACGAGGGTGCCCTGCACCTCGAGGACGTGCTGCTGCACCGCACGCGCCTCGTCTACGAGGTCTCCGACGCCGGCCTGGCCGCGCTGCCGGAGATCGTCGACGTCGTCGCACCCCTGCTGGGCTGGGACGACGCCACCAAGGAGTCCGAGGCCGCGGCCTATCGCGCGCGGATCGACGCCTACGACACCGCGGCCACGCTGCCCGACGACGCCTCCGCACAGGCGGCCCGCCTCACGGTGGACGACGTCGCCGGGATGGTGCCGCTGGAATCTGACTGA
- a CDS encoding amino-acid N-acetyltransferase, protein MQATIRPALPSDVRRIRALVEPYAERRILLAKELVGYFEAVQEFLVAEVDGVVVGCGALHVMWDDLAEIRTLAVAPEHLGTGVGHQLVNALVERAHAMGLSRLFCLTFEVDFFRRQGFEEIEGTPVPFDVYAELLRSHDDGVAEFLDLARVKPNTLGNTRMLLTL, encoded by the coding sequence GTGCAAGCGACGATCCGGCCCGCCCTCCCCTCCGACGTCCGGCGGATCCGGGCCCTCGTCGAGCCTTACGCGGAGCGCCGCATCCTGCTCGCCAAGGAGCTCGTGGGGTACTTCGAGGCCGTGCAGGAGTTCCTCGTCGCGGAGGTCGACGGCGTCGTCGTCGGCTGCGGGGCCCTGCACGTCATGTGGGACGACCTCGCCGAGATCCGCACGCTGGCCGTCGCGCCCGAGCACCTGGGCACCGGCGTGGGGCACCAGCTCGTGAACGCCCTCGTCGAGCGGGCGCACGCGATGGGCCTGAGCCGGCTGTTCTGCCTCACCTTCGAGGTCGACTTCTTCCGCCGCCAGGGCTTCGAGGAGATCGAGGGCACGCCCGTCCCGTTCGACGTCTACGCCGAGCTGCTGCGCTCGCACGACGACGGCGTCGCCGAGTTCCTCGACCTCGCGCGGGTGAAGCCCAACACGCTGGGCAACACCCGGATGCTGCTGACGCTCTGA
- a CDS encoding A/G-specific adenine glycosylase: protein MPVRESEELVTRVVLWFDDARRDLPWRAPDRTPWGVLVSEVMLQQTPVVRVEPAWRAWLERWPTPADLAAASTADVLRAWDRLGYPRRALRLQECARALVERHGGAVPDDETALRALPGVGEYTAAAVRAFAFGRRSVVVDTNVRRVLARAVGGVALPAPHPTAAERATATAVVPADDAEAAAWAAASMELGALVCTARSPRCGECPVRDLCAWRRAGFPDDEHAHRRRTQAWHGTDRQCRGRILAVLRAAHAPVAHEELDGAGTDDAQVERCLGSLVVDGLVARRPDGRYALPTG from the coding sequence GTGCCCGTGCGTGAGTCCGAGGAGCTGGTCACCCGCGTCGTCCTCTGGTTCGACGACGCCCGACGGGACCTGCCCTGGCGAGCGCCCGACCGCACCCCGTGGGGCGTGCTGGTCAGCGAGGTGATGCTGCAGCAGACGCCCGTCGTGCGGGTCGAGCCGGCGTGGCGCGCCTGGCTGGAGCGGTGGCCGACGCCGGCGGACCTCGCCGCGGCGAGCACGGCGGACGTGCTGCGCGCCTGGGACCGCCTCGGCTACCCGCGCCGCGCGCTGCGCCTCCAGGAGTGCGCCCGTGCGCTGGTCGAGCGGCACGGCGGCGCGGTGCCCGACGACGAGACGGCGCTGCGTGCCCTGCCCGGCGTCGGCGAGTACACGGCGGCGGCCGTCCGGGCGTTCGCGTTCGGCCGGCGCTCCGTCGTCGTCGACACGAACGTGCGCCGCGTCCTGGCGCGGGCGGTCGGCGGCGTCGCGCTGCCCGCCCCGCACCCGACGGCGGCCGAGCGCGCGACGGCCACCGCCGTCGTGCCGGCGGACGACGCCGAGGCGGCCGCCTGGGCGGCCGCCTCGATGGAGCTCGGGGCGCTCGTGTGCACGGCGCGGTCGCCACGCTGCGGCGAGTGCCCGGTGCGCGACCTGTGCGCCTGGCGACGGGCCGGCTTCCCCGACGACGAGCATGCGCACCGCCGGAGGACCCAGGCCTGGCACGGCACCGACCGGCAGTGCCGCGGTCGCATCCTGGCCGTGCTCCGCGCGGCCCACGCCCCGGTCGCGCACGAGGAGCTCGACGGCGCGGGCACCGACGACGCGCAGGTCGAGCGCTGCCTCGGCTCGCTCGTCGTGGACGGGCTCGTGGCCCGTCGGCCGGACGGGCGGTACGCGCTCCCGACCGGCTGA